Part of the Antechinus flavipes isolate AdamAnt ecotype Samford, QLD, Australia chromosome 2, AdamAnt_v2, whole genome shotgun sequence genome is shown below.
GtgtaattctcattttacaaataagggcaCTGAGGTCTTTCCACGGGAAAATGAGAAGAGGGATCGGGGATTTTTGAGATCCCTTTCGGTTCTAGAGCTGGGATCGAGCCTCGGCAAACATACCTGCTTCCCCCGGGAAGTGGGAGAGTATGTAGGGACGAATTAAGTCGAATGCAAAAATAATTCCGGCGAGAGATAGCACACAAGAACGTGTTTTGGATCGGCGCCCCTCCTCACCCGGGTCCCCTAAGGAAATACCGAGAATTCTTACAAAGGGACACTGACAGCCCAACAGCCCACAAAACCTGTACAAAGTTTAAACCTTCCGCCTGCCCTCACATCTGCGCGCGCGCCTCTCGGCCAATTCCTGAGCGCCTCCTGGAAGTCCCGCCCCACTGGCGTCTTTTGACCAATCATCATGCGCCTTCCAGACAATTCCTCCCGCTCTACCTGGTGTCTCAGCAGGGTGTCTCAGCCAATCTTCTAGCCCGTAAATCCGCTAGCTAGGGCGTCACTTGCCGCTAGGCAGGACCCAAACTCAATGGGACGGGTGAGACTCGGGATTGGGCGCGTCTTCTCAGCAAGCGTGAGACAGCGGGGGATTGGCTATACGAGGTTGCGAAACCGTAACTCGAGATAAACTCCGCCTTCCAGGGAATCGGATACATGATTGGCTCATGCTTTGGCCATTCATCCCGTCCGCTCCGACCTCACCCTTTCCACGCCTTCCACCCCGGGAGATTTAAATCTCCACTTCTTTCCCCTACCCCTAATCTCTCATTGCCTTTTCTTTATCACTACTACATCTTACCTGATTAATTTGTTTTGAATGGTACCTGGGGAAATATCAGGTGAGTTCAGGTGAGAGTTTCTGGGCCCCCCCCGCTGCTTGGATTTCCCACCTTAGTACTCTGTGAGATGATGGGATAAAACGGAGCATCTGTCTGAAACTTCAGGTGTTGAGAAGGGAGAGGTGTGTATTGGGGTGTGCAGATTCCCTATTCCTTCCTTGGAAGGGAGCGGGAGAACGAAATGCTTTTCTTGGCTGATACCATTTTCACGTTCGTAATCGGATCTCTTGATTTTGCACTTTTCCATGCTCTAATCGGTATAATATTGTGCAAGattatctctgtctccctctccgaAATTGAAACTGTCCAGAAAGAGATTATGTCTTATCTGAACTCGATATCCCCCAGAATCTGAACACTGTAGGTGCTTAATGTCTAATGTAAATTCCGATACATTTATTGAACCTTTCAGGATTCTGGAGAATGTGTTAGAGATTAGTATTGTatcagatatatatatgtgtgtgtgtgtgtatttttttgaGGATATGTTTCTTTGAGAAAAGCAGAGCAGCCACCTCATCATTCTTATACCTTCTTTACTTATAGAACCTATATCTCTCAAAAGAAGATGCTTGAGTTTGGGAATTCTTCCTCTGGAGTGAAGATGGTGAGTGTGGGGGTCGGCACAGAAACCAGCCATGGAAGGTTCAGGTAAGTAATGAAGTCTGGCAGATGGAGTGAGTTGGCCTTCAATGTAAATGAgatgtgttttaaaatattttacattttttttaaaaaagacatttatttcttCACAGGCAGGAGGTAGAAACAAATGAGATTGTTCTTCGAAGGAGGCAGAAGCAGATAGACTATGGAAAACGAACAACTGGTTATCAATGCTTCTTGCTTCAAGTCCCTAAGTAAGAGCAGATAGGACATTTATTGTTTGAAGAATGGGAGGAAGTGTTTTTAACAACAAAGCTGCCCTTGATAATTCATATTAGAATGCCCTAAGAAAAATTAGGCAGttaatcatttaatcttgctATTTTCTAAACATCTTTAAGCATTTTACATGGTGTTTAATATTTGTGCTTATATTGTTGATAGCTACCTTTTCTTCCTAGACATTCTTGCCTTTTCTTGCCTAGACCACTTGCCTTTCTGCATCCCTATAAAatcttccatttaaaaatgtttattaagctaaaacttttctaaattcATCTTCTCATCTCTTAAACTTTGAACATGTTAGttcattattatttcttggtaAGGAAGGCATTTTAGAAGAGTTCAATCTTGTAAGCAGCATAGTCTAGAAGTGGTGGATTTTGCAgcggaggacctgagttcaaattctgaccttATTTACTGCAATCCATGTGATCTTCTGTACAATTAACTTAATcagcaatttttttaaagcacttactacATGAAGACATGTACACGAAAGTATACAAGATAAttttggggggaggtgggggaaaTTGAAGAGGATGAAGACTTCAAACAAAAAATGGCCTTTGAGTTTTGctttaaaggaaatcagggattctgagaggcagaggtgaggtGGGAGTACATCCTAGGTTTGCTAGGGATATAGCTACTACAAAGGCCCAAAGCTCAGTCTTGGCTTCATCTCAGTAAAATGATTTGATCTAAGCAGTCTCTGAGTTGCACCTTTTAGCTTTTCAATTTGTGAGCTTATAAACACTGTTCTATTGTCAGTCTCTGACACCTGCAAGCAATCAATGAACTATGTCTTATTATTCCTGAAGAATTCTTTCTTCAATTAGGTTGATTCTTAACCATGTCAATAATACAGAAAAACTGAGTCTCATCCAGCTATTTATAGGTGTTTTGGGCCATAGTTTAAGATCTTCATTTTAACTCTAGGGCAGCACGGCAGCCAGGACTTCACCCTCAAACACCTGACAAAAATCGAAGGTACAGCCGACGTTCCTGGGATGCCCAGATCAGGCAATGGCGACGAGCCCTACATGCTTGGGATCCCCCTAATC
Proteins encoded:
- the LOC127549961 gene encoding oocyte-specific histone RNA stem-loop-binding protein 2-like gives rise to the protein MLEFGNSSSGVKMVSVGVGTETSHGRFRQEVETNEIVLRRRQKQIDYGKRTTGYQCFLLQVPKAARQPGLHPQTPDKNRRYSRRSWDAQIRQWRRALHAWDPPNQPLLYSESHVCFSYTWLH